A region of the Armatimonadota bacterium genome:
TCAACTGCCCGCGTGTCATCTGAGGCCGCGAGACCACTTGCGGCTCCCTGTCGCACGACGGGGTCCCGATCCTTCAGGGCCGCGACCAGGGTCTCGACGGCGCGGGAGTCCTTCATCTCGCCCAGGGCGCGGGTGGCAAGGAAGCGCATGGCTTGATGATGACTCATGTGGACGTCGCGCTTCTCCCCCGTCGGGCCCTGCTCAGAGAACCCCGTCTTCGATTGGGCGCTGCCCCGAGGTCCGGCAGGATGCTCGTCCTTCAGGATGGCGACCAAGGGCTCCAGCGCCTTGGCGGGGTGGCTGATCGTCAGCCCCCAGGTCGCGGCCTCCCGGACCGTGGGGTCTTCGTCCCTGAGGGCGGCGATGAGCGCGTCCGCCGCTTGCTCGTCCTCCTTCTCCCCGAGCGCAAAGGCTGCCATCGCGCGCACATCCGCGTTCTTGTCCTTCAGCGCGATGAGCAGCGAATCCAGCGCCTCGTCCTCCTGCCTGATCATCAACCCAAAGGCTGCTGCCCACCTAACATCCGGTTCTTCATCCTGATCTTGCAGCGTCGCCGCCAGCGGCCGCGTTGCCGGGGTGCCTCCGGTGATCGCCAGAGCGATGGCGGCTATCTCCCGTACTTCTTTGTGCTCCGCCTTCAGCGCGCTCACCCACACCCTGGTGAGGCGCGGGTCTTCGATTTTCAATAGTGCGGCGATTGCGCCCTCACGCACCTCCTGGTTTCCGCTCTTCACCGCCGCCGCGAGGGCGTCAATCGCCGGCGAGCCGATTTTCGCCAGCGCCTCGATCACACTGCGCGAGAGTGCCTCGTCTTTGGGCCTCAACGCCGAGAGCAGCGGCCTCACCGCACGCGCATCCTTGATCTCGCCCAGCGCCCACGCCGCCTTCCGCCGGACGAGGGGATCCTTGTCGCGCAGCGCGCCGACGAGCGGTTCCACCGCCCGCGCTTCCTTGAGGTTACCCAGCGCTTCCGCCGCACGGGCGCGAACCTGCGCGTCGCGGTCGCTCAACTGGCGGATGAGTAGCTCCGCGTCAGCGGGCTGGGGGGCGCCCGCATACCAGGCGATCTCGGCCGAGGTATTGACGGGCACGCCTTGCCGGGGCGGCGACCACCGCGCCAGCACCGACTGCGTTCCGGCCCGGACTATCGCTTCCCCGTGGGCGTTGACGAGTTGCACCTGCCCTTGAATCACCGTGACCACGACGGTATCGTGGCTCTGCGCTTGCACGTTGAGGGCGGTGCCCAGCAGGCGGATGCGACCGGCGGGCGTGTCAATGCGCTGAATCTCACCGGCCTGGCTGCGGCAGTAGATCTCGCCCGCTGTCAGCGCAACGACGCCCGACGCGGGCAGCGCCACCTTGCTGTTGGAGTTCAGGGTCAGCTCGCTGCCGCTTGGCATCGCCAGGGTCACGCGGCCGCCGGCGCCGGTGGTGACTACCGCGCCCCGAAACAGCCTGGTGCCGACGCGCAAAACGCGTGGCGCCGCGACCAGTCGGGGTGCCACAGCGGCCGGCGGGCGCATCTGTGCCACCGTCGCCAGCGGCTGCCGGTGTGCGCGCAGCAGGCCGAGGGCAATGCCTGCGGCAAGCGCAACGGCGCATACCGCCAGCCCCAAGGCCCGCCAGCGGCGGGGATTACGGGCGCATACGGGCTGGGCCGCAAGCCATGTGCGCACGCCCTCTGCCACACCGGCGGGCGCCACCGCACGGCCGCGCACGACGGCCCCGACCTGCGTGACCAGTTGGCGTCGCGCATCGAGCGCGGCGCGGCAGGCTGCACAGTGCCGAGCGTGGGCCTGCATCCGCTCGCGCGTGCCGCCGTCGAGCACATCGTCCACGAAGGGCTGGGCGAGGACAAGCACCTGTCTGCATTTCACCGCGCCACCTCCTCGCCGGCGTCGGCGTCAAGCGCGGCGCGCAGCTCGTCCACCGCGCGGTGTAACCACGCCGCGACTGTGCCCACCGAGACCCGCAGCGCTTGCGCGATCTCGCGATAGCTCAGTCCCTGGTCATAGCGCAGCGAGATGACCGCGCGGTACTCCCAGCGCAGGCGCGCGATGGCGTCTGCGATCGCCCCACGCTGCAGTCGCTGCAAGACTACAACCTCCGGCTCCACGGCGCAGTCGCCGGGCAGCGCGTCGAGGGAGTCTGTGGTGATGGCCGCCCGTCGTCGGCGGCCGTCGCGCCAGAGGTTAGTCGCGATCTTGAAGAGCAGCGGAGCGACGGGCCAGCCCCGATGGAAGCGTGCCAGCGTGCGGTAGAATCGAATGAGAGCTTCCTGGCAGAGATCCTCCGCCAGTTGCGGATGTCCGCTCAACACCAGCAGATGGCGAAACAATGAATCCTGGTAGCGCAGGACGAGGTCATCGAAGGCGGCGCGATCGCCCGCCAGCGAACGACCTATCAGCTCATCGTCGCTTGCCATGGGCCCCTCACGGCATCGCTGCCTCCTCGGTTCTACATACGCAGCTTGCAGGGCTTTTCTTGCAGCAGACCAGAGGCGCACCGCCGTGCGCCCCCACGGCAGCAGGGGAGGGCATGTGCGGATGCGTCAGGCGGGGGTCA
Encoded here:
- a CDS encoding RNA polymerase sigma factor, which gives rise to MASDDELIGRSLAGDRAAFDDLVLRYQDSLFRHLLVLSGHPQLAEDLCQEALIRFYRTLARFHRGWPVAPLLFKIATNLWRDGRRRRAAITTDSLDALPGDCAVEPEVVVLQRLQRGAIADAIARLRWEYRAVISLRYDQGLSYREIAQALRVSVGTVAAWLHRAVDELRAALDADAGEEVAR
- a CDS encoding HEAT repeat domain-containing protein, with protein sequence MKCRQVLVLAQPFVDDVLDGGTRERMQAHARHCAACRAALDARRQLVTQVGAVVRGRAVAPAGVAEGVRTWLAAQPVCARNPRRWRALGLAVCAVALAAGIALGLLRAHRQPLATVAQMRPPAAVAPRLVAAPRVLRVGTRLFRGAVVTTGAGGRVTLAMPSGSELTLNSNSKVALPASGVVALTAGEIYCRSQAGEIQRIDTPAGRIRLLGTALNVQAQSHDTVVVTVIQGQVQLVNAHGEAIVRAGTQSVLARWSPPRQGVPVNTSAEIAWYAGAPQPADAELLIRQLSDRDAQVRARAAEALGNLKEARAVEPLVGALRDKDPLVRRKAAWALGEIKDARAVRPLLSALRPKDEALSRSVIEALAKIGSPAIDALAAAVKSGNQEVREGAIAALLKIEDPRLTRVWVSALKAEHKEVREIAAIALAITGGTPATRPLAATLQDQDEEPDVRWAAAFGLMIRQEDEALDSLLIALKDKNADVRAMAAFALGEKEDEQAADALIAALRDEDPTVREAATWGLTISHPAKALEPLVAILKDEHPAGPRGSAQSKTGFSEQGPTGEKRDVHMSHHQAMRFLATRALGEMKDSRAVETLVAALKDRDPVVRQGAASGLAASDDTRAVESLLGAVKDPDARVRRAAMQGLGHFKDPRAADAVLAAMDDKYPLVAAAAAEALGNTGDARAFDRLMAAMRSKEPMVRAGACWSLGIIADARAFDSLVAALQDHFPGVRQNAAFALGRLRDQRAAAPLIAALADKDAYVREHAASALGSIPDPRALQPLIAALRDEEEDVRAAAASALGSLKNPAAIKPLVGALNDLSSEVQCNAVTALSNIGDEKAVAALRAAVTGGGSSARAAAADALQRMGAAGQSPEQWLAALKDPDPGVRASAARALQDARDPQAVEPLIAALSDSAPDVREAAARALGRIGDKRAFEPLVKALGDRNADVRAAAAEVLGQIADNRAVEPLRSALDKEQDQPTSAKMAVALGRLHDPRAVEPLLAALKAEDWVIRSEAVRALAATGDPRAFEAVATALGDQHEGVREAAMSTLADMKDSSAVAALGASVKEDPVPRLRRRAMWALGQIGDKRAVEYLVAALGDPD